From the Acaryochloris thomasi RCC1774 genome, one window contains:
- a CDS encoding M48 family metallopeptidase, producing MSPKVSLLGLKASQFRHPVDQEATAALSQLPGMDWAIRSLLGGMAEQVFYLDNISSSVLVGEQQLPDLFQLLQEACQVLDLEVPQLYIKQNPVPNAYTFAMRGKQPFIVLHTSLIELLEPAEIQAVIAHELGHLKCEHGVYLTAANLMMLAVGQLSQWGAVLAQSLQMQLLAWVRCAEFTCDRAGLLVTQDATTMASVLMKLAGGSPTLSPQLNVEAFLAQARAYDQMDHELSTLLKSVRTAELTHPLPVLRAREIDRWANGATYQDLLSTQKTEIGWRNW from the coding sequence ATGTCTCCGAAAGTCTCGCTCCTGGGTCTCAAAGCTAGTCAGTTTCGTCATCCCGTTGACCAAGAAGCGACCGCAGCCCTCAGTCAACTACCAGGAATGGATTGGGCTATCCGAAGTCTGTTAGGAGGGATGGCAGAGCAGGTCTTTTATCTAGACAACATTTCATCGAGTGTACTGGTGGGAGAGCAGCAGCTTCCTGATTTATTCCAGCTCCTGCAGGAAGCTTGTCAAGTTTTAGATTTAGAGGTACCACAGCTCTATATCAAGCAAAATCCAGTCCCTAACGCTTACACCTTTGCAATGCGAGGTAAACAGCCCTTTATTGTCCTCCATACATCGCTTATTGAGCTACTAGAACCAGCAGAGATTCAGGCTGTGATTGCCCATGAGCTCGGCCATCTCAAATGTGAGCATGGAGTATATCTAACAGCAGCAAATTTGATGATGCTAGCGGTAGGTCAGCTCTCTCAGTGGGGGGCAGTATTGGCCCAGAGCCTGCAGATGCAGCTGCTAGCTTGGGTCAGATGTGCCGAATTCACTTGCGATCGCGCCGGACTTTTAGTGACCCAAGATGCCACAACAATGGCCTCCGTACTCATGAAGTTAGCCGGTGGTTCACCCACCCTTTCACCACAGCTCAACGTGGAAGCGTTTCTAGCGCAGGCCAGAGCGTATGACCAAATGGATCATGAGTTAAGCACCTTACTGAAATCGGTACGAACCGCAGAATTAACGCATCCGCTTCCCGTCTTAAGAGCCCGTGAAATCGATCGATGGGCCAATGGCGCAACCTATCAAGATTTGCTGAGTACTCAGAAGACAGAAATCGGATGGCGGAACTGGTAA
- the glpX gene encoding class II fructose-bisphosphatase → MDNVIGLEIIEVVEKAAIASARWMGKGEKDTADEVAVEAMRERMNEIHMRGRIVIGEGERDDAPMLYIGEELGICTQENAAEVCNPDELVEIDIAVDPCEGTNLVAYGQNGSMAVLAISEKGGLFAAPDFYMKKLAAPPAAKGKVDINKSATENLKILSECLDRSIDELVVVVMKRERHNDLIKEIREAGARVALISDGDVSAALSCAFSGTNIHALMGIGAAPEGVISAAAMRALGGHFQGQLVYDPEVVKTGLIGESKESNLARLKSMGITDPDRVYEASELASGETVLFAACGITPGTLMKGVRFFGGGARTQSLVISTQSKTVRFVDTIHMFEKPSRPKALQLH, encoded by the coding sequence GTGGATAATGTTATTGGATTAGAAATTATTGAGGTTGTTGAGAAAGCAGCAATCGCATCAGCTCGGTGGATGGGCAAAGGCGAAAAAGATACTGCAGATGAAGTTGCCGTAGAGGCCATGCGAGAACGCATGAATGAGATCCACATGCGAGGTCGCATTGTGATCGGAGAAGGAGAGCGAGATGATGCTCCCATGCTCTACATCGGTGAAGAGTTAGGAATCTGTACTCAGGAAAACGCAGCGGAAGTTTGTAATCCTGATGAGTTAGTAGAAATTGATATTGCGGTTGATCCCTGTGAAGGGACCAATTTAGTGGCCTATGGCCAAAATGGCTCCATGGCTGTGCTGGCAATCTCAGAGAAAGGTGGCCTGTTCGCAGCCCCTGACTTCTACATGAAGAAGTTAGCTGCACCGCCTGCCGCCAAAGGCAAAGTGGACATTAATAAGTCCGCAACTGAGAACCTAAAAATCTTGTCAGAGTGCCTCGATCGCTCCATTGATGAGCTAGTGGTTGTCGTTATGAAGCGAGAGCGTCACAACGACCTGATTAAAGAGATTCGAGAAGCAGGCGCACGAGTTGCCTTAATCAGTGACGGTGACGTTTCTGCGGCGCTATCCTGTGCTTTCTCTGGCACCAATATTCACGCTTTAATGGGCATTGGTGCAGCCCCTGAAGGTGTCATTTCTGCTGCGGCCATGCGTGCATTGGGCGGTCACTTCCAGGGACAGCTCGTTTACGACCCTGAAGTCGTCAAGACTGGACTCATCGGGGAAAGCAAGGAAAGCAATCTTGCGCGCCTCAAGAGCATGGGAATTACAGATCCCGATCGGGTTTATGAGGCAAGTGAACTGGCTTCCGGCGAAACCGTCCTGTTCGCGGCCTGCGGCATTACACCCGGCACGCTGATGAAAGGCGTTCGCTTCTTCGGGGGTGGTGCACGGACCCAATCCCTGGTTATCTCTACTCAATCAAAGACCGTTAGATTCGTGGATACGATCCATATGTTTGAGAAGCCCAGTCGCCCGAAAGCACTCCAGCTTCACTAA
- a CDS encoding glutamyl-tRNA reductase, with the protein MNIAVVGLSHKTAPVDVREKLSVPDDAKERAIAQLRSYPHIEEVALLSTCNRLEVYVVAHETDQGIRELTQFLSEWSKLPLAELRPHLFVLLHQDAVMHLMRVAAGLDSLVLGEGQILSQVKHTHKLGQKYSGTGPILNRLFKQAISAGKRVRTETSIGTGAVSISSAAVELAQVKADNLKECRVAIIGAGKMSRLLVKHLISKGAHQISIVNRSLKRAEELSAQFKDANLQLHEMGNMEPVLAQSDLVFTSTGATQPLLTRQILEPIVATLESLMIVDISVPRNVHSDVSELSQVRAFNVDDLKAVVAQNQESRRQMAIEAETLLEEEQFAFDTWWRSLETVPTISSLRAKVEDIREQELEKALSRLGSEFAEKHQEVIEALTRGIVNKILHDPMVQLRAQQDIEVRRKAMQSLHMLFNLQQTSGQAVKRNT; encoded by the coding sequence ATGAATATTGCAGTTGTGGGTCTGAGCCACAAGACAGCCCCTGTCGATGTGCGAGAGAAACTCAGTGTCCCTGATGATGCAAAGGAACGTGCGATCGCACAGTTGCGGAGCTACCCACACATTGAGGAGGTCGCTCTGCTCAGCACCTGCAATCGCTTAGAAGTTTATGTTGTCGCCCATGAGACCGATCAGGGGATTCGGGAACTAACGCAGTTTCTGTCTGAGTGGAGCAAGCTCCCTCTCGCAGAACTGCGTCCTCATTTATTTGTTCTACTTCATCAAGATGCAGTTATGCATTTAATGCGAGTAGCTGCTGGGCTCGATAGCCTCGTCCTGGGTGAAGGACAAATCTTATCCCAGGTGAAGCACACCCATAAATTGGGGCAGAAATATAGCGGCACGGGACCTATTCTCAACCGTCTCTTCAAGCAGGCAATCTCTGCAGGCAAGCGGGTTCGCACTGAAACAAGTATTGGCACCGGAGCCGTTTCTATTAGCTCTGCTGCGGTTGAGCTGGCTCAGGTGAAGGCTGACAATCTGAAGGAGTGTCGAGTTGCGATCATCGGAGCCGGTAAGATGTCTCGCCTGTTGGTGAAACATTTGATCAGTAAAGGCGCACATCAGATTTCGATTGTCAATCGCTCACTCAAGCGAGCAGAGGAGCTTTCGGCACAGTTTAAGGATGCCAACCTGCAGCTTCACGAGATGGGCAATATGGAGCCTGTTCTAGCCCAGTCTGATCTCGTATTTACTAGTACCGGGGCAACTCAACCGCTGTTAACGCGACAGATACTAGAGCCAATTGTGGCGACTCTAGAATCTTTGATGATCGTTGATATTTCAGTGCCTCGAAATGTTCATTCTGACGTGAGTGAGCTTTCGCAGGTTCGTGCGTTTAACGTTGATGATTTGAAAGCCGTAGTGGCACAGAATCAAGAGAGCCGTCGTCAGATGGCGATTGAAGCCGAAACGCTACTAGAAGAAGAACAGTTTGCCTTTGATACGTGGTGGCGTTCTTTAGAAACGGTTCCTACTATTAGCAGTCTAAGAGCTAAGGTAGAGGACATTCGTGAACAGGAACTAGAGAAAGCACTTTCTCGTTTAGGTTCGGAGTTTGCAGAAAAACATCAAGAGGTGATTGAAGCACTGACCCGCGGAATCGTGAACAAGATTCTGCATGATCCTATGGTGCAGCTTCGCGCTCAGCAAGACATTGAGGTCCGACGCAAAGCGATGCAATCACTCCATATGCTGTTCAATCTTCAACAAACATCTGGGCAAGCTGTTAAACGTAATACCTAG
- a CDS encoding vitamin K epoxide reductase family protein: protein MSRRRSKSSSVLHRWSRPAIGAIATLGAINTAYITATRLLGSETACPTEGCAKVLSSPYATVFGQPLALFGLIAYIVMAVFALGPLAINPTEKKQLRIDLENKTWLLLFLGSTAMMLFSFYLMYIMVTKFVVPLGPEAVCIYCIASAFFATAMFVLTLMGRAWDDIGQLLFSGVIVGLITIIATLAVYAPIGQPVAEAYNIESGTGEVFFSVEKESSEAEIELAKHLKSVGANMYGAYWCPHCYDQKKLFGVAALSEMPYVECSPDGKDSQPQVCQDLFTKIEKETGEKAGFPTWDVNGKYLFGSQSLEELAQASGYQGPQDFKQ, encoded by the coding sequence ATGAGCCGTCGCCGTTCTAAATCCTCCTCTGTGCTGCACCGCTGGTCTCGGCCCGCGATAGGTGCGATCGCAACTCTAGGGGCCATCAATACTGCCTACATTACGGCGACTCGCCTGCTTGGTTCTGAAACCGCCTGTCCCACTGAGGGCTGTGCAAAAGTTTTATCCAGTCCCTACGCCACGGTCTTCGGTCAGCCCTTGGCGTTGTTTGGTTTGATTGCCTATATTGTCATGGCCGTTTTTGCTTTGGGGCCATTAGCCATCAATCCCACCGAGAAAAAGCAGCTCCGCATTGACCTAGAAAATAAGACCTGGCTGCTGTTATTTCTTGGCTCCACAGCCATGATGTTGTTCAGTTTCTATCTGATGTACATCATGGTGACCAAGTTTGTTGTCCCTCTTGGCCCAGAGGCCGTCTGCATCTACTGCATCGCCTCCGCTTTTTTTGCCACCGCCATGTTTGTGCTGACTCTCATGGGGCGCGCCTGGGACGACATAGGCCAGCTCCTCTTCTCGGGCGTGATCGTTGGCCTGATTACGATCATTGCTACTTTGGCCGTCTATGCCCCCATCGGCCAGCCCGTGGCAGAGGCTTACAACATTGAATCAGGAACAGGTGAAGTCTTTTTCAGCGTTGAGAAAGAGTCCAGTGAGGCTGAAATTGAGCTAGCGAAGCATCTTAAATCAGTGGGAGCCAATATGTACGGGGCGTATTGGTGTCCTCACTGTTACGATCAAAAGAAGCTTTTCGGGGTCGCGGCCTTGAGTGAGATGCCCTACGTTGAATGCTCTCCAGACGGCAAAGATTCCCAGCCTCAGGTTTGCCAAGACTTATTCACCAAAATTGAAAAAGAAACGGGAGAAAAAGCAGGTTTCCCGACCTGGGACGTCAACGGCAAGTATTTGTTTGGTAGTCAATCTTTAGAAGAGCTAGCACAAGCCTCAGGGTATCAAGGGCCTCAGGACTTCAAGCAGTAG
- a CDS encoding ABA4-like family protein: MTIEQWFNIANVFVLPFWALMILLPNWTLTKQILSSLLPFIALALLYVGLLALSLTPEAAQAMSNPDLPAIAGFFAEPSAAATGWVHFLVMDLFVGRWIYWEGQRLGVWTIHSLILCLFAGPLGLLSHIVTAAIQERFFPRSEVPEVSSAS, from the coding sequence ATGACTATCGAACAGTGGTTTAACATTGCCAATGTTTTCGTCCTTCCCTTCTGGGCACTGATGATTTTGCTACCGAATTGGACCTTGACCAAGCAAATTCTCAGTTCCCTTCTGCCTTTTATTGCTCTGGCACTGCTCTATGTGGGCCTATTGGCGCTGTCGCTGACGCCAGAAGCAGCCCAGGCCATGTCCAATCCTGATTTGCCCGCGATCGCCGGATTTTTTGCAGAACCCAGTGCCGCTGCGACGGGTTGGGTCCACTTCTTAGTAATGGATCTGTTCGTAGGCCGCTGGATTTACTGGGAAGGTCAGCGACTGGGGGTCTGGACAATTCACTCTCTGATACTGTGCTTGTTCGCTGGTCCCTTGGGATTGTTATCCCATATCGTGACGGCGGCAATACAGGAGCGTTTTTTCCCGCGCTCAGAAGTTCCTGAAGTTTCGTCGGCTTCTTAA
- a CDS encoding GNAT family N-acetyltransferase, with the protein MPPLSSDFVIRPAQPKDVPDIFELIQELARYEKLEQMVTGSSETLERHLFGQPTYAEALVASIDQHIVGFALFFTNYSTFLTQPGLYLEDLFVHSDYRRQGIGKALLQQVANLAVERNCGRLEWSVLDWNENAISVYQRLGATVLPDWRICRVVGHELQALAHSPSSPIVN; encoded by the coding sequence ATGCCTCCTTTATCTTCAGATTTTGTTATTCGTCCAGCTCAGCCTAAAGATGTCCCTGATATTTTTGAACTGATCCAAGAGCTGGCCCGCTACGAAAAGCTTGAGCAGATGGTCACCGGCAGCTCAGAGACCTTAGAACGTCATCTATTTGGTCAGCCCACCTACGCAGAAGCTTTGGTTGCCAGCATCGATCAACACATTGTCGGCTTTGCGTTGTTTTTCACCAACTACTCAACTTTTTTGACACAGCCCGGTCTTTATCTAGAGGATTTATTTGTCCACTCAGACTATCGACGACAGGGCATTGGTAAGGCTTTACTTCAGCAAGTGGCAAACCTAGCAGTAGAGCGCAACTGTGGACGCTTAGAGTGGAGCGTTTTGGACTGGAATGAAAACGCGATCTCGGTCTATCAGCGTCTAGGGGCTACGGTTCTCCCTGATTGGCGAATCTGCCGTGTTGTCGGCCATGAGCTTCAAGCACTGGCCCATTCTCCATCTTCACCTATCGTAAATTGA
- the trpD gene encoding anthranilate phosphoribosyltransferase, translating into MTNAESQNGSVLLQQLLAGQSLSQQQAADLMQGWLREEIPPVLSGAILAAIQAKGVSASELSGMATVLLNQSVALAPASAFPSPLIDTCGTGGDGASTFNISTAVAFVAAAAGLPVAKHGNRSASSRVGSADVLESLGIQLNVAPERCQSAVREIGITFLFAPGWHPAMKAVVPLRKTLKIRTIFNLLGPLVNPLRPTGQVIGVFAPSLLETMATALNHLEVERAVVLHGREQLDEAGLGDLTDLAVLKDGQVTLESIDPQALGLSAAPLAALKGGGVEENAEILRAVLQGKGTPAQTDVVALNSALALFVGNAVETYEAGVSQAQSVLSSGAAWDKLEALVDFLKRE; encoded by the coding sequence ATGACAAATGCAGAGTCTCAGAACGGGTCAGTCTTGCTACAGCAGTTGCTTGCGGGGCAATCGCTTTCTCAGCAGCAGGCCGCAGATCTCATGCAAGGCTGGCTACGAGAAGAAATCCCTCCTGTTCTTTCTGGAGCAATTCTGGCCGCAATTCAGGCAAAAGGGGTGTCAGCTTCAGAGCTTTCAGGTATGGCAACCGTTCTTCTCAATCAGTCCGTTGCCCTCGCCCCGGCCTCGGCTTTTCCGTCACCGCTGATTGACACCTGCGGAACTGGCGGCGATGGCGCATCCACTTTCAACATTTCTACTGCTGTGGCTTTTGTTGCAGCGGCAGCGGGTTTGCCCGTTGCCAAGCACGGCAACCGTTCTGCTTCCAGTCGGGTCGGATCTGCTGATGTTCTAGAGTCCCTGGGCATTCAGTTGAATGTGGCTCCTGAACGCTGCCAGTCTGCGGTGCGCGAAATCGGAATCACGTTTCTGTTTGCACCCGGCTGGCACCCGGCAATGAAAGCCGTTGTCCCCCTACGGAAAACATTGAAAATCAGAACCATTTTCAATTTACTGGGTCCCCTAGTTAATCCGCTGCGGCCTACAGGACAGGTCATTGGGGTCTTTGCTCCATCACTGCTAGAGACAATGGCAACGGCTTTGAATCATTTAGAAGTTGAGCGAGCTGTTGTACTGCACGGACGGGAGCAGCTAGATGAAGCGGGGTTAGGTGACTTAACAGACTTAGCGGTCCTCAAAGACGGGCAGGTCACCCTAGAAAGCATTGACCCACAGGCACTAGGACTGTCTGCAGCACCATTAGCGGCGCTCAAGGGAGGCGGTGTTGAGGAAAATGCCGAGATTCTTCGGGCGGTTTTGCAAGGGAAAGGAACACCGGCTCAAACCGATGTTGTGGCGCTCAACTCAGCCCTAGCTTTGTTTGTGGGCAATGCCGTTGAGACCTACGAAGCTGGCGTTTCCCAGGCTCAGTCGGTGCTGAGCAGTGGGGCTGCTTGGGACAAATTAGAGGCTTTAGTTGACTTTCTCAAGCGAGAGTAG
- the tnpA gene encoding IS200/IS605 family transposase: MVENRRGNHTVTRLTVHVVWVTKYRYHVLKGEVQKRCRTLLIQICDSEDIRILKGVVSKDHVHMLLEYPPSKSLSDIVKRLKGRTSRLLQQEYPELEKRYWGKHLWAIGYGAWSTGNISEQMVAEYLEHHRPVSNNDVDTFMLE; this comes from the coding sequence ATGGTTGAGAATCGTCGAGGCAATCATACTGTTACTCGCCTGACAGTTCATGTCGTGTGGGTGACAAAGTACCGCTACCACGTTCTTAAAGGAGAAGTGCAAAAGCGTTGTCGTACTTTGCTCATCCAGATATGTGATTCAGAAGACATCAGGATTTTGAAGGGCGTCGTCAGTAAAGACCATGTGCATATGCTTCTTGAGTATCCCCCCTCGAAATCGCTCAGTGACATAGTTAAGCGTCTCAAAGGTCGAACGTCTCGGTTGCTTCAGCAGGAATATCCAGAGCTTGAGAAGCGCTATTGGGGTAAGCACTTATGGGCAATTGGTTATGGAGCATGGAGTACAGGGAATATCAGTGAGCAGATGGTTGCCGAGTATCTAGAGCATCATCGTCCAGTGTCAAATAATGATGTCGATACATTTATGTTGGAATGA
- a CDS encoding thioredoxin family protein: MVLTASTMLQLGTAAPRFQLPDVVSGQLISLETFRDRKALLVMFICQHCPFVKHVQNELAQLSQDYSENGLGIVAISANDVANYPNDSPENLKKMAEDLSFDFPVCYDATQAVAQRYTAACTPDFFLFDGDRVLVYRGQLDDSRPSSGVPVTGQDLRAALNAVLSNQPVDSNQKPSIGCNIKWKPGNEPAYFGAS, translated from the coding sequence ATGGTTTTAACCGCCTCAACGATGCTGCAGTTGGGGACTGCTGCCCCTCGTTTTCAGCTCCCTGACGTTGTTAGCGGTCAACTGATCTCGCTGGAGACATTTCGCGATCGCAAAGCTCTCTTAGTCATGTTTATCTGCCAACACTGCCCCTTCGTCAAGCATGTTCAGAATGAACTGGCGCAACTCAGTCAAGATTACAGCGAGAACGGTCTGGGGATTGTTGCCATTAGCGCTAACGATGTGGCCAACTATCCTAATGACTCTCCTGAGAATCTCAAGAAGATGGCAGAAGACCTCAGCTTTGATTTTCCGGTTTGCTACGATGCCACGCAAGCTGTTGCCCAGCGCTACACGGCGGCCTGTACTCCTGACTTTTTTCTCTTCGACGGCGATCGCGTCCTGGTTTATCGCGGCCAGCTAGATGACAGCCGCCCGAGCAGTGGTGTTCCGGTTACGGGACAAGACCTACGAGCTGCACTGAATGCCGTGCTGTCCAATCAGCCCGTTGACAGCAATCAGAAGCCTAGCATTGGCTGCAATATCAAATGGAAGCCCGGAAATGAACCCGCTTACTTCGGCGCATCATAG
- a CDS encoding ATP-dependent Clp protease proteolytic subunit — translation MQAPYTGDAYFRSPPPDLQSLLLKERIVYLGMPLFSSDEVKQQVGIDVTQLIIAQLLYLQFDDPDKPIYFYINSTGTSWYGGDAIGFETEAFAICDTMSYIKPPVHTICIGQALGTAAMILAAGAKGSRASLPHATIVLTQSKTGAQGQATDIQIRAKEVLDNKTTMLNIFSQATGQDADKISKDMDRMFYLTPEAAKEYGIIDRILESSKDLPKALAPTV, via the coding sequence ATGCAAGCCCCCTACACTGGAGATGCATATTTTCGCTCTCCCCCTCCCGATCTACAGTCTCTGCTCTTGAAAGAGCGGATCGTCTATCTTGGCATGCCGCTGTTTTCGTCGGATGAAGTAAAGCAGCAGGTTGGCATTGATGTGACCCAGCTGATCATTGCCCAACTGCTCTATCTGCAGTTTGATGATCCCGATAAACCCATCTACTTCTACATCAATTCCACAGGAACCTCTTGGTATGGCGGAGATGCCATTGGTTTCGAGACGGAAGCCTTTGCCATCTGCGACACGATGTCCTACATCAAGCCACCGGTACATACAATCTGTATTGGTCAGGCGTTAGGAACTGCCGCAATGATTTTGGCGGCGGGTGCTAAGGGCAGTCGCGCCAGCTTACCCCACGCCACCATTGTGTTAACCCAATCTAAAACAGGGGCACAGGGACAGGCAACAGATATCCAGATTCGAGCAAAGGAAGTTCTGGATAATAAGACAACCATGCTGAATATTTTTTCCCAAGCAACCGGGCAGGATGCCGACAAGATTTCGAAAGATATGGACCGCATGTTTTACCTAACGCCAGAAGCGGCGAAAGAGTACGGCATCATCGATCGGATCTTAGAGTCTTCAAAGGATCTGCCGAAAGCTCTAGCCCCTACTGTTTAA
- a CDS encoding ATP-dependent Clp protease proteolytic subunit, with protein MPIGVPSVPYRLPGSPYERWIDIYTRLSQERIIFLGQEVTDSLANQIVAFLLYLDSDDPSKPIYLYINSPGGSVTAGLAIYDTMQHIKADVTTICVGLAASMGSFLLAAGTPGKRLALPNSRIMIHQPSGGARGQATDIQIEAKEIVRVRKQLNQIYADRTGQSLDKIEKDMDRDYFMSAQEAQAYGLIDRVIEGGKPE; from the coding sequence ATGCCTATTGGTGTTCCAAGTGTTCCATACCGCCTACCCGGCAGCCCCTATGAACGGTGGATTGACATCTACACGCGCCTCAGTCAGGAACGCATTATTTTCCTGGGTCAAGAGGTCACAGATAGTTTAGCGAACCAGATTGTCGCCTTCTTGCTGTATCTAGACTCTGATGATCCCAGCAAGCCGATCTATCTCTACATCAACTCGCCCGGTGGTTCGGTGACAGCGGGGCTGGCGATCTATGACACGATGCAGCACATCAAAGCTGACGTGACGACGATTTGTGTCGGTTTAGCCGCTTCAATGGGGTCTTTCTTACTAGCGGCCGGTACGCCGGGTAAGCGTCTAGCACTGCCCAACTCGCGGATCATGATTCACCAACCCTCAGGCGGCGCGCGCGGACAGGCCACAGATATTCAGATTGAAGCAAAAGAGATTGTGCGAGTGCGGAAGCAGCTCAATCAAATCTATGCTGACCGCACAGGGCAGTCTCTGGACAAGATTGAGAAAGATATGGACCGTGATTACTTTATGTCCGCGCAGGAAGCGCAGGCATATGGGCTGATTGACAGAGTCATCGAAGGCGGCAAACCAGAGTAA